A region of the Candidatus Peregrinibacteria bacterium genome:
GATGGGAGGACAACAACTCGGACAGCAGTCATACGGTGGAGGATATTCGCCGCCGCCACCTCCTCCTGGTCAAGGACAGCAATATGGACAGTCTGGTCAACAGCAACAATCGGGACAATTTTTTGGAGGAGGATACATGCCACCGCCACCTCCGCAGGGACAAGGACAACAATTTGGAGGATATCAACCACCACCACCGCCTCAGGGACAGCAATATCCGCCAGCAGGTTATCCACCGCAGTATCCTCCAGCGCCACCTGGAGGATATCCGCCGCAACGGTAAGTGAGAAATTTTAGATTTTAAATTTTAAATTAATTGCCACAACATCATTCGACAAGTTCGAAAACTCCCCTTCACTTGGAATCAGAAAAAGTGTGATATTATTTTTTGCGGAAAACGTCTTCTTTCTCAGCATAAAATTTGCTATAATAGGGGGAAGATACGTGTATTTTTTTCAAAAATATAAAAACTCGTGGCTGATCCACAACCACCTTCCGGCGCTCAGGCTTCGATAACACATCAAGTGATGTCTTCATCTGACTCAAAAGCAACAGTTATATCTGGGGCAATTTCGGACATAAATCAGGAATTTAAGGAAAAGGAAGTGCAAATGAAGGCGCGAGAACTCGGAATCTCATATATTGATGTTTCGCTTGTTCCTATCAATCCTGATCTTCTCGACATTATTCCCGAGGGAGAATCGCAGAAAGCAAAGATAATTCCATTCTTTCGAGTAGGACAAAAGTTAAGAGTGGCGCTCGTGGATCCTGAAAATTTTGAAACAAAACGCGTCCTAAATGAGCTCAAGGAAAAAAATTACGTGGTAAATATGAATCTCTGTTCTGGAGAAGGTCTCAAAAAAGTTCAAGATGTTTATGCCACGAAGAGAGAAAAAAAGAAGGAAGTTATTGCTGATGTGCGTCAGGAAAATGTGGGAAATATTGAAGCGGTTATCGCATCTCTGGGAGATCTTCCCAAAGTACTCGCAAAACTCAAAAGTGATGAGGCGCTCAATGTCCTCCACAGAGCGGTGCTCAGAATGGGAGTTTCCGATCTCCATTTGGAACCGCAAGCAAATACGTATGAAATTCGAGCACGAGTCGATGGTATTCTCACACTCCTATTTTCAATCCCCAGCGGGAGTTCCGTCATTGATGCTCTCATTAAGCAGATAAAATACAACTCCAGACTCAAATTAAATATAAGCAATGTTCCTCAAGATGGACAATATTTTTTCAAAACAAATGATCGATATGTTGATGTTCGTGTTTCAACTCTTCCCACAAAGAGAGGAGAAAGTGTCGTCCTCCGATTTTTAGATCCTAAAAAAGGTCTTGTCGAACTTTCTGAGTTAGGATTTTCCGATTTTTTGAAAACGAAATTAGAAAAAGTTCTCGAAGCGAGGAATGGACTCATTCTCGTAACGGGACCAACAGGAAGCGGAAAAACAACAACGCTGTATTCCCTTCTTCAAAAAGTAAATTCGTCAGAAAAAAAGATTATTACGCTCGAGGATCCAGTAGAATATCATCTTCCGGGGATTCTTCAGTCACAAGTTGATGAAGAGCAAAATTATACTTTTAACAGTGGACTTCGATCCATTTTGCGTCAAGATCCAGACATTGTAATGGTGGGAGAAATTCGAGATCTTGAAACAGCGGAAACTTCAGTGCAGGCATCACTCACAGGACATATTGTCTTTTCAACTCTTCATACGAATTCCGCGATTGACGCTATTCCTCGATTCTTAAATATGGGCGTCAAAAACTATATTCTTGCTCCGGCGCTTCGAGCGGTTATTGCACAACGTCTCCTAAGAAAAGTTTGCCCAAACTGCGGAAAGGAGCGAGAGATGAGCACTTCTGAGAAAGAAGAAATATTTGAGACGCTCAAAAAAATGAAAAAGCCGGAAGAAAAACTTCCTCCTGTTACTTCCAAAATGCGTGAGGGAAAAGGTTGTGAAGAGTGTTCCAAAACTGGATTTCGTGGACAAATGGCGGTTGCAGAAATTTTGATTATTTCCAAAGAAATGCAAGACGCTATTTATGAAAACTCGTCTACAAAAGAAATAGAAAAGATTGCTATTCAAAATGGATTTCGCACCATGTGGGAAGAAGGAATTTTGGCAGTACTCGAAGGAAAAACGACACTTGCGGAGCTGAAGAGAGCGGTGGGGAAGTAGAGATAATTACGAATGAAAAAATGTGGTAGAGACAAGGCATTGCCTTGTCTCTACGGAAAAAAATAATTCATTTTCTCGTAGAGACGTTGCATTGCAACGTCTCTACCTCAGAATTTCTTCGTTTTTCGTAATTATTAATTCCATTTTCGTATGACATTCCCTGAAATATTATGAGATTATAGATCTTGATTTATTTTATGCATATGCCATCTGGAACTCTCTTTCTCATCGCGACTCCCATTGGAAATCTCGAAGATATAACACTTCGGGCGCTTCGAATTCTGAAAGAATCTGAGGTGATTGCGTGTGAAGACACTCGCCATACCGCAAAACTTCTCTCACATTTTGGTATTTCTGGAAAAACGCTCATTTCATTTCACTCTTTTTCAGGAGGAATGAAAACGGAAAAGATTTTGGAAATGTTGCAGTCTGGCGAAAATGTTGCGCTGTGTTCAGATGCGGGAACTCCCGGAATTTCTGATCCAGGAACAGCACTCGCTCTATCCGCGCTTGAGCAGGGAATTCAAATTCTTCCCATCCCGGGAGCAACGGCGCTTATTCCAGCACTTTCCGCAAGTGGACTTCCGACAGATCATTTTGAATTTTTCGGCTTCTTGCCACATAAAAAAGGAAGACAAACATTGATCAAAAAAATTGTTCAGATTGAACATACGGTCATTCTCTATGAATCGACACATCGAATCGAAAAATTTTTAGAGGAAGCGTTCGAAAATTTTCCTAAAAAACAGTTAGTTCTGGCTCGAGAACTGACAAAAATCTATGAGGAGTTTCTTCGCGGAACTGCTGCAGAGCTTCTCGAAATTCTGAAGAAATTTCCAGAAAAGAAAAAAGGGGAGTTTGTAGTTCTTATCAGCGGGAGAAAGTCCTAAAAGGAAAAGGAATTCCTTGACGTCAGCACCTTGCATTGCTAGAATTCACGGGCTTTTTCGAAGCTTATATGATCGCCGTAATTGAAACTGGAGGAAAACAATACACCGTACAACTCGGAAATGTTCTCAACGTAGAGACTCTCGCCGGAAAGGAAAATGAAAAAATCGTGTTCTCAAGAGTTCTTCTTCTTTCTGATGGAAAAAGCACGCAGATCGGGATGCCATTTTTGGATGCAACTGTTGAAGGAGAAATTCTTTCTCACGGAAGAGGAGAAAAGATTCGAGTGTACAAGATGCATGCAAAAAAGAGATATCAAAAGACACAAGGACACAGACAAAATTATACAGAGGTAAGAATTACAAAAATAGCAGGTGAATCGTATGTTCCTGCAAAATCAGTAAAAAAAGAGAAAATGGAAAAAGTCGAGGAGAAAGAGGTGAAAAAAGAATCAGCAAAGAAATCAGCTCCAAAAAAAGAAGCGCCAAAAAAAGCGCCAGCAAAGAAGACTACTGCGAAAAAAGCGAGTAAGGAGTAGGGGGTTAGAGCGGGAATCGTTCTTAGAAACGCGCGATTATCTATTACGTTTTTTTTGTGAGTGCTCGTCTACGCGTGACCCCCACAAAATTGAAAGCAAAAAATAGATTTTCATCTTTCCTTGAGTTTTTCCGTGAGAAAGGAATAATGGGAAGGCTTTTTGAAGAAGAAATATGGATTTTCGAGATCAAGTACATAAGGCAAAAATTGCATCGCGAAAAATGGCGATTCTTTCCGCTGAAGAAAAAAATACACTTCTTCGAAAAATCGCCATGGCGCTTCGAGAAAATTCTGAATTTCTCGAACGGGAAAATGCAAAAGATATTCATGAAGCTGAAAAAGCAAATCTTGGACCGATGATTGATCGCTTACTGCTGACCAAAGAAAGAATTGAAGGCATCGCTCGAGATACGGAAAAAGTCGCAGAACTCAAAGATTTTGTGGGAGAAGTTCTGTATGAACACACTCATGCAAATGGAATGAAAATTCAAAAAGTGAGAGTTTCTATGGGTCTTATTTGCATGATTTACGAATCTCGTCCAAATGTGACGGTAGATGCGGCAGTTCTTTCGCTCAAAAGCGGAAATGCAGTTCTTCTCAAAGGCGGAAAGGAAGCGATGCATTCCAATCTCGCTCTCATAAAAATTATGAAAGATGCTCTTTTAAAATATTCCGAGGCGATTCAACTTCTGAGTATTTCTCGTGAAGAAATGGGAGAACTTTTCAAGATGAAGGGAAAAATTGATCTCCTTATTCCTCGAGGAGGAAAAGGACTCATAGATTTTGTCACGGAAAATTCTCGAATTCCCGTCATCGCAACTGGCGCGAGTGTCGTCCATACATTTGTCGACGAATTCGCTGATCTCGATATGGCGGTCAACATCTGTGTGAATGAAAAAGTGCGTCGAGTCGCGGTTTGCAATGTTCTCGACACACTTCTTCTTCATGAAAAAATTGCGGAGAAATTTTTGAAAAAATTTACAGAAGCTTTTCACGAAAGTGTACGGATGAGAAAGCATCCGGAAATTGAAATTTTTGCTGATAAAAAGAGTTTTGAAG
Encoded here:
- a CDS encoding type II/IV secretion system protein: MADPQPPSGAQASITHQVMSSSDSKATVISGAISDINQEFKEKEVQMKARELGISYIDVSLVPINPDLLDIIPEGESQKAKIIPFFRVGQKLRVALVDPENFETKRVLNELKEKNYVVNMNLCSGEGLKKVQDVYATKREKKKEVIADVRQENVGNIEAVIASLGDLPKVLAKLKSDEALNVLHRAVLRMGVSDLHLEPQANTYEIRARVDGILTLLFSIPSGSSVIDALIKQIKYNSRLKLNISNVPQDGQYFFKTNDRYVDVRVSTLPTKRGESVVLRFLDPKKGLVELSELGFSDFLKTKLEKVLEARNGLILVTGPTGSGKTTTLYSLLQKVNSSEKKIITLEDPVEYHLPGILQSQVDEEQNYTFNSGLRSILRQDPDIVMVGEIRDLETAETSVQASLTGHIVFSTLHTNSAIDAIPRFLNMGVKNYILAPALRAVIAQRLLRKVCPNCGKEREMSTSEKEEIFETLKKMKKPEEKLPPVTSKMREGKGCEECSKTGFRGQMAVAEILIISKEMQDAIYENSSTKEIEKIAIQNGFRTMWEEGILAVLEGKTTLAELKRAVGK
- the rsmI gene encoding 16S rRNA (cytidine(1402)-2'-O)-methyltransferase — encoded protein: MHMPSGTLFLIATPIGNLEDITLRALRILKESEVIACEDTRHTAKLLSHFGISGKTLISFHSFSGGMKTEKILEMLQSGENVALCSDAGTPGISDPGTALALSALEQGIQILPIPGATALIPALSASGLPTDHFEFFGFLPHKKGRQTLIKKIVQIEHTVILYESTHRIEKFLEEAFENFPKKQLVLARELTKIYEEFLRGTAAELLEILKKFPEKKKGEFVVLISGRKS
- a CDS encoding glutamate-5-semialdehyde dehydrogenase, with product MDFRDQVHKAKIASRKMAILSAEEKNTLLRKIAMALRENSEFLERENAKDIHEAEKANLGPMIDRLLLTKERIEGIARDTEKVAELKDFVGEVLYEHTHANGMKIQKVRVSMGLICMIYESRPNVTVDAAVLSLKSGNAVLLKGGKEAMHSNLALIKIMKDALLKYSEAIQLLSISREEMGELFKMKGKIDLLIPRGGKGLIDFVTENSRIPVIATGASVVHTFVDEFADLDMAVNICVNEKVRRVAVCNVLDTLLLHEKIAEKFLKKFTEAFHESVRMRKHPEIEIFADKKSFEVLKNLKYEPLQKVDSESYDTEWLDYKMSIRVVSDLDEALLHIREHSLGHSESIVTMNAENAKRFLDEVDAACVYHNVSTCFSDGAEFGLGAEIGISTQKLHARGPFALEALTSTKWMVKGEGQVRW